The genomic region tttgttttgtttttaatactgaTTACATGTACTATGCATACACagtgaacaaacacacaaagacagaagtGCAATAACTGCTGGCTGCACTGAAGACAGCTGAAATACTTAAAATGAGCAGTAACATTTTTGCACACAATAGCAGGCACCACCCCGACAGAACGTACATCTACCTCGTCCACTACAACAAACAGCTGTCAACACATTATACAAACACAAAGTCTATTCAGCCTGTCGACTGTGGGAAAAGGGATTCAACATGCTGTCATTTCTCAGCTTTTGTgtgaacaaaattaaaaacaagacagtcaAACCCTCGGTCACAAATCCATAAGAAGTTCGTGGTAATTCCCTGACACGGAATAGGAGAATTTAGTTCTAAAATGCAGGTAAGTTTGAATCTTATATGGGCACAGATCTAAGCTCAGAATTTTACACTATGTCATAATAAATATCAACACACTcagaaacacacaacaacaacaatcctAGGAACATGACATCTGTCACTTATTGTGAGCAGAGGTGTGTCTTAACATTTTAAGGGACTGTAGGAAACATATTAGGTGTGAAGAAgcctcataatttatttttcttccatcCTTGTTGTTATCATTAATAATATGGGCTTATATATAAATACTctgtattaaaataaaagattaaaggCCTTTGAAAGCATCTATTATTAGCTATCTATTAGCTTTTATAGTGTGGATGATGAGGTGCTCAAATGTAATGATCTGCAAGTCTcacaaacccatattttattgacagtagaacacagaaaacatcagatgtttaaactgaaaaaaaggtaGCATTTCAAGAGAAACGTAGCTCATTTTAAATTCGATTGCAGCAACACATCTCAAAAAATGTTGGGACAGGGACACATTTACTACTGTGTAGCATCACAGCAGCCAGTAAACCTGTTGGAACTGAGGAGAGTAACTTCTGGACTTTTGGGAGAGGAACGTTGCCCCATTCTTGTCTGATACTggattctagctgctcaacagtccGGGATCTTCTTTGTCGTATTTTTCACTTTATGGTGcatcaaattttttttaatggtgaaaGGTTTGGTCTACTGCCAGACTTGGACTCTTCTATTGGAAGTCATGCTGCTGCAATAGATGCAGTAAGTAGCTTAGCATTGTCTTGTTGAAATATGCAAGGCCTTCACTGAAAAATGTCTTCTGCATGGGAGAACGTGTTGCTGTATATACCTTTTAGCACTGGGTGCCAGTTCCTCAGGCACTAATGCACCCCCACACCAGCTTACCCATACTGAATTTATGAAAGGCTTTTAAACCGAGCGCTGCTATAACAAGCTTCTTTAGTCTGGAGGATTCAGCATCCATAATTCTACACACCAGATTTTCTACTATacttcagtccattttaaagatggcagcatttctggatcatgttcacaTATGGCTTCTTGTTTGCATCACAGAGCTTTAACCTCTGGCACAGTGAACAGTGATTTCTGAACTGTTCCTGGGCTCATGCAGTGATATCCATGGCAGAATCATGTTGTTTAAGGCAGTGCTGTCCGAGGGCCTGAACATCACAGGCATCCAATACTGATTTCCTTTGTAGCACCACTTACTTTCCAGTCTTTTGTGGGCTCCATCTCAGCTTTTTTGAGatgtgctgctgccatcaaTTTCAAAGGGAgttaatatttttcatgaaaacGTAAAACGTATAAGAATTTGAtgcattttctttgttcttttgtgaATAACAAATGCTTTATGAGATTCGCAAATCACTGCATTctatttttattcacattttaccCAGCGTCTAAACTTTTTCAAAATTGAGATTGTACATGAATACCCACATATTAAGAGATTATATAGtctttgttgtacttttttgaCCTTCCTGTAAAGTATGGAGTGGTTGGCAAGTTGTTATGGTGTGTTTACTTGTCAGGATTTAGCAACACAGCCATCAAAAGCTGTTTGTTTGACCTTTTTGTTGCTATTCCACTGCCAATAAAATCTGATTAAGTCACACCCTCAGTGAAACAATATTTTTCTCGGATAAGATGTTCACTGTGTTTCATTAGGAGATTATGGACCAGCTATAACCGGGCCAAAACATATGACAATCTACAGGGTAATTACCAACCAAATTCCATCTGTCACCCAAAAAATATGCTGgtctttttctcagtttttgccAACTATGACACATTATTGTGCCTGATATTTATTGACGGATGTCCTAATTAACtcaattttgtctttttttgtgtgccaACTCTTTAATCTGAAGCTAGCTTGAAAGTTTTCATTTCATAATTAAAGAGAAGTCTTCTCCAAACAAAAACTCTGatgctttcttgtttttctaaGAGTATGATTTACACTTACAAGGGCTTTGATGTAGAaggtctttttttgtgtgtatttctaCAAAGGCCCCCTTATCAACCCAATAATGTTCACACAGTCCCTAATGGCACTAAActtttcagctctctgaaatgaTGTTTacactcacaaaaacacagaacttGGCACCAAGATTATGGAAACACCACAAGAGATTTCGTCTAAGGTTTTCTTTTAGTAAATGCAGTCCTATTCCTCTACAGTGAATACAGAGTTATAACCACACGTTTGACTTTACTCTACGAAGGCTGTTGACTTACAAAACACCTATATGGGAGATTTAACCCTTGAGAAATTACCATGACCCAAGCTTTACTCAAACTAGGATTTCTGTTGCCAACAGGTgtattttgtttaattgttaGAGAGGTTTATCGAACCATAAGGAAAGTATCACACTACGATGTTCTCATCACGGGATGATGATCAGTTCAGAGCTCCACCGAAACGCAGCTGAAGCTGCCACAAATAAAGTCCCTCGGCTTCAATACGATCCTCATCACAAGCTCTCTGAAAAGTGGGTTCCTTGCGTTTCTTTCCTTTGTCAAAAGTGTTCATCTTGAAAGGGTGACGTGCTTTGATCCCAGATCACTTGCAGTTCTGACCTTTCATTGCCTTTCATGTCATAAGCAGGAGGGAtttcaaaacattaaacaccACTGCGCCcgtggttgttttttgttgctaaaACTTGCATTTGTGCTTCTGCTTGCAGAGCACCATGCTGAAAGCAGCTCGCATGCCTCCCTGTTGGCACATCAACGTTGCTACACCAGACCAGTCTGCATGTGGACATGTAAAGGGTACGGGTGGTAGACCAGAGGCGGCTGGGCCTGAGTGATGAAGTAGCTGTTGTAAATGGGTTCTGTCATGTATGGAGCTGGCTGGTAGAAGCAGGTAACGTTGGCCGTGTTGGGGATGGCGTTTTGCTCGCCCAGCACCCTTAGAGCCAGCACTGTGATCATGTTGAGGGTCTGCCTCCTCTCATGTCCCATCAAACACACCGTGCTCTCATCTATCACGCGCCGCAGGGTCATCAAATAGTCATACTTACTAGTCTCCTCGCTGCCGATGAAATGGCACTGCAAGTAGGCCTCAATCTTCCGCTGCTGCTCGCCTACGTCAGGAAAGTCGATGAAGAAGCGGGAGCACATGTATCGCTCCAGGGACTTTATCTCTGTCTCGCTGGCTGGCCGGAAGTTCCTCACTAGCAGGTCGCTGTATTTTAGCAATCCCCCACCGCGGATCTCCTCTGGGTTGTGGGTGGCAATGAGGCGGTTTCGAAGATGATCCATAGCCTGATCAAAGTCTCCGTACATGCACTCAGCTTCAACAGTGATGGTGGGCTCTCCTGCTTCCCCAAGCCATGAGCTTGACTCACAGCTGTTTGGGACGGCGTCTGCCAGCTCCGGTTTATGCTCATATACCTGAGGCTGTGAGACCACACCTGCTGCACATGAGTTGCTTTGAGGCTCTGAATCAGGAGGCTCCTTTGAGTGTTTTGGCTTAACAGTTTGTTCTAAAGTTTCTCTGGAGCAAGTCCCATCCTGCGGTGTACTGACTGTACTGTGTGTGGGAACTGTAAGTACATCTGTACCCTCCGAGTTCTCCGTCTGACAGCTTGGTATGTTTGAACTGTGAACTTGAGAACTCTCCAGCACAGCAGGTTTCGGCTGAAGTTGTTTTGGTAGCTCTATGGGTGGAAACAGCTGTGTGGTGAGGTCTGACAGATCAGTTAGTAAAGACCATTTTTCAGGCTTACTAATCAACTTCCgtgacatttttctttgtaatttcGGCGAGGGGCAGTAATCCGGCACAATGTCCGCTGATGTGCTGCAAGATTTTTTAGCTGGGGGAGGAAAGGAAAACTCAAGATTTGAATCTTGCGGGTTTGGGGTAGAATCAGTCCTGCAGCTTACAGAGTCTACGTTGAACTTTTCTTCACGATGACTTAAATCCTGTGGAGCTGGTTTTTCTGTATGTGATGTGCACACTACAGGCTGGGAAGCTTGTGCCTCGTATTTTTCGTCATTACTCTGTAGGGTTAAACATGCATGTGTCATCAGAGGATCCccaacatctgaaaataaagttTTGGGCGATGCAACTACAGGATAATTGATTTCAAACTGTTCtttctcttctccttttttctcacACATCTCAAACACAATTTCCTCCTCTGATTGTACATCCTCAATGCCCTCCACTTCCTCTTTCTCCTGTTGTAAGCTTATGCTCTCCGGTTCCAGCACCTGCTGCACCTCGGGCTTTTCGTCTACACTCTCGACCTCTTCTTGACGAAGCTCTTCCTCGAGTGGAGAAACACCTTCATCCTGGCACGGACTTTCTGTGCTAGTCACCACTGCAGAATCTTCtttcatatcatgttcaacCTCCTGAGGAATGCTCGGCTTCTCTTGTCCTTTGCTTTCATCGTCATCGTCCTTTTTAGATGAAGGCCCAGCAGTCAGTGCCAACTTCCATTCTTGTTTCCTTTCGTTCCCCCAGTAAGACTGGAGCATACgatctaatataatctggaaGGAGTCCACACTGAACTCAAACTGTCGTCTGAGGGAACTAACAAATCGGAGCCCCACAGTTTTAGCCCTGTTGTTAGAAAGCGAGATAAGGCTCCATCTATCATGCTCATTGAAAACTTTCACCATCTTTTGCACATAGGCTTCCTTCATTGTCAGACAGGTGATCTTACGTCGGTTAACCCCAGAAGGGAGAAGGTCTCGTAGGCTCCCCAGCACCACCTCCTTAATAACATGGAAGTCTTCCTGCCTCGGAAGCTCCACTCCAAAAATGATGTCTAAGTCTTTGTAGCCAAGCCCGTTGTCTTTAACGAGGATGTGGCTGGCAGTCATGCCGTTGAGGCGTATATCTTTAACCTGAATGTTCCTTTCAACCAGACGGTCCTTCACTACACGAATGATGTCTTTCGCTCTCACTTGCAGTGTAGGAAAATTACCTCGCCCATGGATGGGGATTACCTCAGTCAAAACTTTGTCAAGAGCCTGAACTTGCTCCAGGGTTAGGTTGTGGAACCTCTTCTCTGTTTGAAGCTCCATCGTCTTCACCTGTGAAACAGAGTTTTGCATCACATTACGACTAACATCTTACACTGGCAAGGGAACGCATGGAGCAGGAAAAGAGATCAGAAAGCATAACATCCTGTGGAAAAAATGCACTTTTGCATAGAGCTGGATAAGCCACTAGCGCTGAGCCTTTGCAAGAGAGTGTGCGAAAAGAAAGGTTTTGTAGACTTGGCTTTTGcccctttgtttttctctcctctgtaaAGTATTGTGTCAAAAATGCAGTCAAACAAAAATGCATATATGAGCTAAAGTCTTTTGCCACCCTCATTCCTCTCTGACTGCAATTGTTTATTAGTTGGATTTGAAATTCAGCAATTCAGCATTAGGAATAATGGGCAGCTCTGAGGATTGAGGATATCTCGGTGATTAGCTTGCCTGGTGTTTTGCCACTAGATGGCAACAGAATCGTAACATATGGCAAAGTCAAATAAGTGGCACAGTAAGGGCTTAAACATAAGCCACTGATGACGCACAGTAACAAATTATATTTTCCCAGTAATCcaacaaatgtaataaaaatatgttcTTATAAGATCGCGTCAGAATGTCTGCCACAGACCATAAAACTAAGACCATGTACAtcagctaatcaaatgcacaGGCCAAATATGTAACATTGTTTCTACTTTACGACCCCTCCCACACTGAACTGGGGCTTTTTCTCTGCCAGCCATGGACACTGCCAGCTGCCTTTCACACCATTTTACTTGTTGGTCACATTGGATAAATATTCAGTAATCAAGTTTGTTGAATTTCTTCCATGATTACATGTCCTAGTTACAGGTGACTCACCTGTCTGTCATTCAGCAGCTGACAGGTAATCAGGGAAGAAATTAAACTTAGCAACTACAGAACCTGGTCGGTCTGTATAAGGCAAGCTGGATTTGTCTGTTTGGCTTGCACCTCTATGTCAAAAGGTATCAGAGGGAGTCATGCATAATAAAAACAGGGTTGCGGTTAATACCCCCAGACTACATCTTTCTGCAAATATACAGCATGGCGTAAATGTTCCTGGTCTTTTAATGTCACAACAAATTGTATCTGACATAGTTTTTGTTAAAATCGTTAAATTAAGAAGGGGGTAAAGGGGAAATGAGTTAGAGTGGGGGGAAGGTGGTCTACGTCATCATTAATGCACGCTGACTCACTCTGTACAGAGACAAATGTCAGATTTTAGCCTGTTACCGAACACACACCACAGAGAAGAGCTCCACTTATGTGTGTATCTGTAAATGTACCTAAGAAATAGGTGCATTTAGCTTATTATATACTACCAGCATAAGCTGGTAATCAAAATGAAACGAGCAGTGTTTGAAATCTAATGTTTAAATCTGCATAACTTGATAAATAAATTTCATCAACTTTCAGGTCAGattcaattaaaatcaaaagTGTGCTGTTCTAAGAATATTTTTCATGCGATACTCCTCCATAATAGCTCATCATATATAGTTTATATAAAGATCATAGAAAAGGGAATGGTTCAATTTTAACGTGTTACATCAAATATGAGCATAGTGGCTAAAGCTTAATGAAAATacctgtgaaaatgttttaaccccatttttaaaaatgcaaactgaGACGCAAATTGTACCGATTTCATTCACATGGTTTTCACGGCCCTGTGACGTACTGTAAACAGCACTCAATCAACTGTGCTGCGCACAGCGTGTGACCTGCCTTCTGCATCCTCTATCCTGTGTTAGTATTTGACGGTCATCAATGCAAAATGCAGTCAGTGGCAGCAACTCGGGGCACAGGGAAGCATGGCCCACAGCAGCCTCTAGTGAATCTCAGGGGTTATATCAACTCGGTCCTGCAGCAGGACTGCTCCTCTGCCACTTGGCTTCTTTATAGATAAGACTATATGACTCATACAGCCACTGAATGAAGCATCACACGTTGGCTCTCCTGGATTGTCTCTCTGtgcgcaaaaaaacaaaacaaaaccaccacGACACCAAATGCACCACTTGCGGTGGCATTATGGCTGTGAAACTCTTGAAATATTTAGGCAGGGAAGCTTGTGAATGGATTGAAGCATAGTCCACCCCACAATACTGAGCACACAGATGGTGATCGTGATGTGGGGACACACAAAAGGCTGGTGGTGGGCATTTCTGCTTGGATCAACAACATTTTGCTCTTTAATGTTTCAACCACAGAGCAACGTGTTGTCCTCGGAACTTAAAATGTATCACAGATTAGTTCCAGATGTGACCAACATCTGGATTTTCCGCTCCATTTAGAAGCTACTAGTTGACAAGTTGACAGACAGTGTAAGTAAATAAACAGGCcaatctttgtttctttgtttgcttttttttggctGAAACTGAGCAATATGCtga from Astatotilapia calliptera chromosome 10, fAstCal1.2, whole genome shotgun sequence harbors:
- the LOC113030562 gene encoding uncharacterized protein LOC113030562 codes for the protein MELQTEKRFHNLTLEQVQALDKVLTEVIPIHGRGNFPTLQVRAKDIIRVVKDRLVERNIQVKDIRLNGMTASHILVKDNGLGYKDLDIIFGVELPRQEDFHVIKEVVLGSLRDLLPSGVNRRKITCLTMKEAYVQKMVKVFNEHDRWSLISLSNNRAKTVGLRFVSSLRRQFEFSVDSFQIILDRMLQSYWGNERKQEWKLALTAGPSSKKDDDDESKGQEKPSIPQEVEHDMKEDSAVVTSTESPCQDEGVSPLEEELRQEEVESVDEKPEVQQVLEPESISLQQEKEEVEGIEDVQSEEEIVFEMCEKKGEEKEQFEINYPVVASPKTLFSDVGDPLMTHACLTLQSNDEKYEAQASQPVVCTSHTEKPAPQDLSHREEKFNVDSVSCRTDSTPNPQDSNLEFSFPPPAKKSCSTSADIVPDYCPSPKLQRKMSRKLISKPEKWSLLTDLSDLTTQLFPPIELPKQLQPKPAVLESSQVHSSNIPSCQTENSEGTDVLTVPTHSTVSTPQDGTCSRETLEQTVKPKHSKEPPDSEPQSNSCAAGVVSQPQVYEHKPELADAVPNSCESSSWLGEAGEPTITVEAECMYGDFDQAMDHLRNRLIATHNPEEIRGGGLLKYSDLLVRNFRPASETEIKSLERYMCSRFFIDFPDVGEQQRKIEAYLQCHFIGSEETSKYDYLMTLRRVIDESTVCLMGHERRQTLNMITVLALRVLGEQNAIPNTANVTCFYQPAPYMTEPIYNSYFITQAQPPLVYHPYPLHVHMQTGLV